From the Hevea brasiliensis isolate MT/VB/25A 57/8 chromosome 15, ASM3005281v1, whole genome shotgun sequence genome, one window contains:
- the LOC110670940 gene encoding sugar transporter ERD6-like 16 isoform X2, with translation MEDLDLTTAQYSMFGSILTIGAMLGAITSGRIADFIGRKGAMRMSAVFCITGWLAVFFSKGYLSLDMGRFFTGYGIGVFSFVVPIFIAEIAPKNLRGGLTTLNQLMIVTGSSIAFLLGSVITWRALALTGLIPCIFLLVGLFFVPESPRWLAKVGREGEFQAALQKLRGKDTDVTREAEEIQVYIQTLQSLPKASILDLFQRQYIRCVFIGIAIMVFQQFGGINGIGFYVSQTFVSAGLSSGTIGTIAYACVQVPITLVGALLMDKSGRRPLIMVSAAGTFLGCFLVGISFFLKAHSLLLGWVPIMAVSGVLIYISAFSIGMGAVPWVIMSEIFPINIKGVGGSLVVLVNWLGAWIVSYTFNFLVSWSSSGTFFLYSGVSLTTILFVAKFVPETKGKTLEEIQESINS, from the exons ATGGAAGATCTTGATCTCACAACAGCCCAG TACTCCATGTTTGGCTCTATACTAACAATTGGTGCAATGCTTGGTGCTATTACAAGTGGCCGGATTGCAGACTTCATTGGTCGAAAAGGG GCGATGAGAATGTCGGCTGTATTCTGCATTACAGGGTGGCTAGCTGTGTTCTTCTCTAAA GGATATTTGTCGCTTGACATGGGAAGATTTTTCACTGGTTATGGCATTGGAGTTTTCTCCTTCGTG GTCCCAATATTCATAGCAGAAATAGCTCCAAAGAATCTTCGTGGAGGGCTTACCACATTGAATCAG CTCATGATCGTTACTGGGTCATCAATTGCATTCTTGTTAGGAAGCGTCATAACATGGAGAGCACTAGCTTTGACTG GCCTTATTCCATGCATTTTCCTGCTCGTTGGTCTGTTCTTTGTTCCGGAGTCTCCCAGATGGCTG GCAAAAGTTGGCCGAGAAGGAGAATTCCAGGCTGCACTGCAGAAACTCCGTGGCAAAGATACTGATGTTACCCGCGAAGCCGAAGAAATCCAA GTTTATATCCAAACTCTTCAATCCCTTCCTAAAGCCAGCATTCTTGATTTATTTCAAAGACAATACATTCGCTGTGTATTT ATTGGAATAGCAATAATGGTATTCCAGCAATTTGGAGGAATCAATGGCATTGGATTTTATGTTAGTCAAACCTTCGTATCTGCTG GACTTTCTTCCGGAACAATTGGAACCATAGCTTATGCTTGTGTTCAG GTTCCAATAACACTAGTGGGAGCACTGTTAATGGACAAATCAGGAAGAAGACCACTGATAATG GTTTCTGCAGCTGGGACATTCCTAGGCTGCTTCCTAGTAggaatttctttctttcttaag GCACACAGTTTGTTGCTCGGATGGGTACCTATAATGGCTGTTTCAGGAGTGCTG ATATATATATCAGCATTCTCAATTGGGATGGGAGCAGTTCCATGGGTGATCATGTCTGAG ATCTTCCCAATAAATATAAAGGGAGTTGGAGGGAGCTTGGTGGTGCTGGTGAACTGGTTAGGTGCCTGGATAGTTTCTTACACTTTCAACTTTCTCGTGAGCTGGAGTTCCTCAG GCACATTCTTTCTGTACTCTGGAGTCTCATTGACAACTATTCTATTTGTGGCCAAGTTTGTGCCAGAAACCAAAGGAAAAACACTAGAAGAAATTCAAGAATCTATCAATTCATAG
- the LOC110670940 gene encoding sugar transporter ERD6-like 16 isoform X1, whose amino-acid sequence MAIGQCKDVEQGEINSLEDLERPLIHEEKMVSYETDDGNDQENGSIGMVLLSTFVAVCGSFGFGSCVGYSAPTQSAIMEDLDLTTAQYSMFGSILTIGAMLGAITSGRIADFIGRKGAMRMSAVFCITGWLAVFFSKGYLSLDMGRFFTGYGIGVFSFVVPIFIAEIAPKNLRGGLTTLNQLMIVTGSSIAFLLGSVITWRALALTGLIPCIFLLVGLFFVPESPRWLAKVGREGEFQAALQKLRGKDTDVTREAEEIQVYIQTLQSLPKASILDLFQRQYIRCVFIGIAIMVFQQFGGINGIGFYVSQTFVSAGLSSGTIGTIAYACVQVPITLVGALLMDKSGRRPLIMVSAAGTFLGCFLVGISFFLKAHSLLLGWVPIMAVSGVLIYISAFSIGMGAVPWVIMSEIFPINIKGVGGSLVVLVNWLGAWIVSYTFNFLVSWSSSGTFFLYSGVSLTTILFVAKFVPETKGKTLEEIQESINS is encoded by the exons ATGGCAATTGGCCAGTGCAAAGATGTTGAACAAGGCGAAATTAATAGCCTTGAAGACCTGGAAAGGCCATTGATCCATGAAGAGAAGATGGTTTCTTATGAAACTGATGATGGGAATGATCAGGAGAATGGATCCATTGGAATGGTTCTGCTTAGCACATTTGTTGCTGTTTGTGGTTCTTTTGGATTTGGTTCTTGT GTGGGCTATTCAGCACCCACTCAATCCGCAATCATGGAAGATCTTGATCTCACAACAGCCCAG TACTCCATGTTTGGCTCTATACTAACAATTGGTGCAATGCTTGGTGCTATTACAAGTGGCCGGATTGCAGACTTCATTGGTCGAAAAGGG GCGATGAGAATGTCGGCTGTATTCTGCATTACAGGGTGGCTAGCTGTGTTCTTCTCTAAA GGATATTTGTCGCTTGACATGGGAAGATTTTTCACTGGTTATGGCATTGGAGTTTTCTCCTTCGTG GTCCCAATATTCATAGCAGAAATAGCTCCAAAGAATCTTCGTGGAGGGCTTACCACATTGAATCAG CTCATGATCGTTACTGGGTCATCAATTGCATTCTTGTTAGGAAGCGTCATAACATGGAGAGCACTAGCTTTGACTG GCCTTATTCCATGCATTTTCCTGCTCGTTGGTCTGTTCTTTGTTCCGGAGTCTCCCAGATGGCTG GCAAAAGTTGGCCGAGAAGGAGAATTCCAGGCTGCACTGCAGAAACTCCGTGGCAAAGATACTGATGTTACCCGCGAAGCCGAAGAAATCCAA GTTTATATCCAAACTCTTCAATCCCTTCCTAAAGCCAGCATTCTTGATTTATTTCAAAGACAATACATTCGCTGTGTATTT ATTGGAATAGCAATAATGGTATTCCAGCAATTTGGAGGAATCAATGGCATTGGATTTTATGTTAGTCAAACCTTCGTATCTGCTG GACTTTCTTCCGGAACAATTGGAACCATAGCTTATGCTTGTGTTCAG GTTCCAATAACACTAGTGGGAGCACTGTTAATGGACAAATCAGGAAGAAGACCACTGATAATG GTTTCTGCAGCTGGGACATTCCTAGGCTGCTTCCTAGTAggaatttctttctttcttaag GCACACAGTTTGTTGCTCGGATGGGTACCTATAATGGCTGTTTCAGGAGTGCTG ATATATATATCAGCATTCTCAATTGGGATGGGAGCAGTTCCATGGGTGATCATGTCTGAG ATCTTCCCAATAAATATAAAGGGAGTTGGAGGGAGCTTGGTGGTGCTGGTGAACTGGTTAGGTGCCTGGATAGTTTCTTACACTTTCAACTTTCTCGTGAGCTGGAGTTCCTCAG GCACATTCTTTCTGTACTCTGGAGTCTCATTGACAACTATTCTATTTGTGGCCAAGTTTGTGCCAGAAACCAAAGGAAAAACACTAGAAGAAATTCAAGAATCTATCAATTCATAG